The following is a genomic window from Homalodisca vitripennis isolate AUS2020 chromosome 5, UT_GWSS_2.1, whole genome shotgun sequence.
attttttatcactttatCACAAAGAACATAAAGGCGTACCAAAAAGTACAACAAaggaatgtaaaaaaatgtaaaaaataacaatttaaaattttaacctctTGAAAATTAACAATCGCCACAAGTGCTAAGgtgtttaaatttgaatagaaataatgtttattgttatcaatattaattatttaattaatattcagaCTTTTATGATTTCTGTTGAATTTGTGcaaacatgtataattaattacacttaTTAGCATGATATTAATACAGAAATAATCGTATTTCTTAGGTTTAAAGttctaagaaataaataagtaaaagtatGAATACTATGTTAACAACTTAAATCTCCACGAAAGGTGgtattatttgttgttaaattttaacgcAAGTAGAGTTTATGAAGAGGGAACAGTGTAAATTCGGACCAATTTTTGGACTGAATTGGATCCTtatgtaattttcatatttatggtCGACTAGGACAAAGGAAGTATCACTGTTACATAATGGATAATGGTCGGTCTCCTTTTCAATAGAAGTACGATGTACTTAGGTAATattaaaagtgacattaaaatgtatgaataacgttaaaaatatttgttccacGCTATAACACATTAAATTATGAAGTTTTCTTTAGTTGCTTCTGTGGATAAcacatttcataaaattacttcattgtacataaaaaaattaaaaattaattcttaatctGTACGTACTGGTTACTCACAACAGACATGTGTTATGGCTGTGCATAATCTAATCTTGAAGGGACCCATGATTTACAGGACAGATTTTAGTACGAAAATACCTAGGTGAAACATTTAAACCCCAATTTAGACGGAATGAGTATCATTGAGTTATTAGATGATAAAAAAAACGCTAGCATACGAGTGCCAGTATTATTTCTAACACTTTCTACATGGTGAGTAACACTTTCTATATGGTGAGTAACCGGATTGCAAGTAGGAGAAATACAAAGTGCGTCAACAGGAAGTAATATTGTGCATAGTGTAATTAGAAAAGGTGTGTGAGGAATGACATCAAATGGCCTTCGGCACACCCACGCCTAACTGTAATTGTAGAATTTCTCTGGACCtgacataaattataatataacttgaTTACTATGTTACTTGTTTctatagtaaataaaatcttCTAATTATAGGAGATTTAGTCAAATAGagcaattctttaaaattataagttctaatttaattaaatttccagcATATCGTTGTAGTAAACATGTAATTTGacgaatatattattaattttttaaacgaaaggaatttaaattattcagtacTACGCAacgtaatttattatttcaaggtTTATTACGTGCCTAAGAAACTGTTTACGCATGAGAGACCAGTGCCTGAGAAGATAATGAATGATTGCGGCACGAAACATCGGAATGTCCGATACCGCGGCATTCTATCTTATCCGTTAATCTACAAGTACTAACGAAATTTTATTACTGATAACTGTAGTTCGGTTGCAATTTTGAAGCAATTGTACCTTTTCAAAACATTGATAATATCATGCCATGCACGATAGTACTTTCTTTGAAAGGCAGTTCTAGATTGTAATAACGCATATTTCTACGTTTTAATGCAAAATACTGCAATATGTTATATGAGATTCAGTATTTGCATAAATGTATGGAATtactaaaaactacaaaataaatagtcCCTTGCATAAATTGattgaaataagatattttatcacaacaaagtatctgaaattttcaaaaaccaattaacggttattgcctgagcgttagcgaagtccaTCACTCAAGGTCcgggaaagttttttttttatttctatctctTTACCTGTCTACATgtacaagatatctcgaaaaaaaaTTGACCTATAGACTAGAAATTGTACACgaatctttatttctatatgaacaACAGTGAGATAGATGATGTGTTGTGATGTGTTCATGTATTTGGGCTAAGCGTTATCAAATATTTCTACATAGGACTTTTGAggaaccatgatggcaacgagaaaatagaagaataagTAATGTTGTAACTCATTACACCCATCATCATTCTATAGTGAATAGGTGTGTACTGTatactattattgtttaaatactgatATGCAACCCAATTTGTTGaaccaaaatgttaaaatatgaagtGGATAtgtcaagaaatatttcatctgtagacttgacattttgtatgaaacttcgtTTCTGCAtaaacaagaatgaattctaGCGTCGTTGTAGTCTgccactcagtaggctgacgcAATTTCTCTTTCGTCGCAAGGGGATGCACAAATCTCTTTATCGTTGATTGTCTTTCCTGGTCTTTATGTCATATTGAACGatatacttgtaattttaattaaaatgcagCGAGACGAATTATAATTCCATATACACTTAAAaggttacaaaaaatatagtgttttacCTAATTTATAGTTAGTATCGTTTTATTAAGTACGCAATTCACAAAAGCCAAACGACCTTTGTTGTGTTAATAACATAAATCTAGGTATCATTTCCCTCCTTGTacctaaataaatgtatgtaacaaGTTTTCAAGTTTCAAGAAATGTTCTATCAAAAGTGATCGCATAGAAGGATAGAAGGACGGACATTGGCCCAGACGggtattagaaataaatatatttaactttgtaCGTTTCATATCAATCTCATgcaatttaaattgatatatggctgcctctaaaataaaaaagtacaatgtTATATGTCAGCTGTTGATCGTGAAACAGGCTGAAAATGTTTTAGAATCACCAAATCAATTAAAAGACCGTTTTTCcgataaattgtattatattttacaaccttATAAAACGGATACCAcgcatttttatgaattaaataattattacaaaggaATAATTTAAGTGAACACCTCCGCTGAACAACTTGTCTTGTTGTTGtacattattaatactttataatttgtaaagtattttctcaattatttactcagaatagtattttattaaattaccaaaattatgCTGTGTTATgttcataagaaataaaaattatatgtttatacgatatttttatttagatgtaTGTTCCCATATTGTACCAcataaaaagtattcaaaattaaacatttttgtaagcaCTTCTTGCTATTGTTATTACCTATGTAAATTTCGTTATTGGCGTTTATTTAAGCGATATAAAACGTGCCAGTCATTGTGGAGTCCTCATACAAGCCAGtttgaataaatcaaaattaattaatgtgtcAATTGTGTTATTTCAAGATTACAGCCATATAAAGTTTGGTCTTATTCGAATATTgcgacataaatatttaaatgttaatttctgAATTAATCACTTATTAATGTAGACAACCATTACCTTccattccaaaatattttgtaaggtcACTACTATTTAAAGCTGAAGTGGTGGTATGTTATCTACAATTGTGTCACTGTGTAGTTAGTTATCATGGGCCGGAATCTTTTATCTCTGTAATCAGTCCTAAATTGCTCATCGCAgcgatatttttaaatttgagttcaTAAGACTGTCGCCAATGCTCGTTACACAACCTCTTCCATTGCCGACTCATCAGTTTGTATGGTGGTTGACCGATACTCACTTGTTGCCATCAGTATACCTAGTGATACCATGGAAAGATGGGATGGAAAGGTGGCTGTAGTAACCGGAGCGAGTTCTGGTATTGGTAGAGCTATAGCCCACACCCTGGTGACCCATGGCATTACAGTCGTTGGGATTGGAAGAAATTATGCAGCTTTGAAGGTAAGCTGTGAGACGAGATAACAAATAACAACTAAACATTACGTATTCATTACGTTGTAGGGTCGGGTGTACTGGCGGCATCTTGATTTTAGCacaataagaaaaatgtaaaacacttttAAGAAGTAATTAATATGCATTTTTAATCTTAagtatgcattaaaaataaagtaaaaggcGTTTAGGTAcgtattaattacatctttaaaatgaaacatcttccataactttaatgtaataaataaaagcgtataagagatttttaaagtttttttaaaacttttgtgttcACAAGGGATTAAAGGTACCATAACTTGCCAATAATTTGACCTGTAAATCAAGGTCTTTCATTACAgtcatttcgtttttttttaaataatcagatCTCTTGTCACTTTAGAGATAGTTAGCTTTCAATAGGTTTAATAAACTTTACGCAAAGTATAATGCTAccaaatatttccataaattatCGCAGGttccattataaattaatacacactttattatttatttataatgtatttttgagTTAACCGATCGATAGCGATCAATAATTAAGATCATCACTATTGGCcattttcaaaatcaatatacattttataaatagagaGACATTgcaaataaaacgtttatttatatactaatagaAGAAGAGCAAACTATATCAGTATTTTAATGAAAGcactatgtattttataatacaagtctgtaaaatattaatgacaGCAAGGTTTCGGAGTTAAAAGTAACGAGTATTCATCTGACGTTGTTAAAATAAAGCAGTCTTGCAAAAGCTCACGCTTTAAGCACAAAATGATgagttgtttttctttcattacaaTATAACTATTGGACGGcttaaattttatcatttgacGAAAAGAAACGGCTACGTTTCGGTTTTTGTGATGTAAATCACAGCGTGTTTCCTGGTAATATCCAAGCTCCGGTGGGTGCACAAACACTGCTGTATTCGATGTTAAAAACTGATGTATTTCAATTCATTGGAGGAATTAGACTGCGTCTGGAAACCTGTCACATTCAaatgaacagtttaaaaattacatatactgTGAACTCTTAGGGGGTATTAAAAGCAGGTTCCCCATGGATCTTTAGGAAAAATTTGGTATATTCATATCTGAAAGGAAATTCCAAATATCACACGTTATTTGCACTTTTTGATTTATTATGGtcatttaaacaatattcaaaattataatatatatatttatatgcacATCTTCGTTATGGAAATAGCTTCTCGTCTTTGATGTTCCCAAAGTTCATATAACAAGCCTATAGTTAGATATTGTCGCtttaaattattctgtattttCTCACTGCACTTTGAATCTTAATAATGTTAGGTAATATATTCAAACAAGCATTTGTGTTGTCATGCCTCCTGTCCAATCTctgtaaatttattaatcaaattcaatatatatatatattgaatcatCATATATTGCCGATGGATAATTGTAAAGCAATGCTTGATTTCGAGCAACAGGTTTAATCGTATTAGTTAATAGTTAGAGTTTAGGAAGATGTTTGTGACATTTgggtattaataaatatttacttatgcaactcattgatatttatttacgtatttagTGTACAAAGAATGATATTCgaaatataacagtttaaaatgattataagCTATCAGTTTATATCaaaagttaatacatttatttatccaatatatatatatatatatatatatatatatatatatattaaattgtataaatggcaatagccttatttaatttcaataaacattggatcgcaaaaagtacttgctccgccgggagcaagtactttttgcgatccaatgtttatatatatatatatatatatatatatatatatatatattgaatttgattaataaatttacagAGATTGGGCAGGAGGCATGACAACACAAATGCTTGTTTGAATATATTACCTAACATTATTAAGATTCAAAGTGCAGTGAGGaaatacagaataatttaaaGCGACAATATCTAACTATAGGCTTTTTATATGAACTTTGGGAACATCAAAGACGAGAAGCTATTTCCATAATGAAGATGTGCAGCAATAATGAACTATAAGAGATATAGTACAAAACCGATAATAGATGTTAAAAATGCCAAAGTTAAAGGATGAGGTGACGAAATAAGAATATTACGAATTGAAagcttatattttgtaatacagaTAATACTAATATTCAGTAAACCGTAATTCTGTATATACGAATACATCATCGCATTAAAtgctatgaattttatattatactagaagTTACATCTAGTACCGCGGTTTTGGACGCGATTTCTAATTGAATAACATGTAAGTCATATGCTTATTGCTTAAGCCCTTTTAAATGGCTTaataaacatttctgaaataaGTTAAGGTCACTGGAAGACATTCCAGTCTTCTCATCTACTTCAGActtattggaattttaatttaaagagcaATATTTAGCGATCCTGTAGTCGaatattgaaaaagattttataagtgtcaatgaaatacaaaaatgtcTTTGAAAACatcctataatattttaatgaatagctccaacaatttccaacacttaaaatattttaggacaaAGTGGGGAAATACAAGATAATTCTTGGATTGCCGATGGATAATTGTAAAGCAATGCTCGATTTCGAGCAACAGGTTTAATCGTATACGTTAATTAGGTAGAGTTTAGGAAGATGTTTGTGACatttgtgtattaataaatatttacttatgtaactcactgatatttatttatttagtgtacaAAGAATGATATTCgaaatataacagttaaaatgATTATAAGCTATCAGTTTATatcaaaagtttatataaaaaataattacggGTGAAATCCATACTCGCAAGTATTCCGTACTCTCAATCTTCGTGTACAGCTCTGAAATACCCCATTCTAGAATATTTTGATGAATCTATCTCTATGGAAACAGTTATACCATATCAAACTAAGAATGTCTTTATATTAATCTCATTGTTATTCCTTGAAATGTGTGTCACTGCCAATTggctattaaaaacttttaacactcGTTTAGATTATAAGGGGAGGGGGGTTCTATATTAAGAACACGATAGTTATCCGTCTGGCGTGGCGGTCCATTTGTGCGATAACTAAAGGATTAAAGGTCCTAgggacttgaaatttggtacatatgtAGCTCTTTATCGAAGGAAGAACCCCAATGATTTTAGGGGTAAAAAGGTCAAAAGCGGTCCGTCTATGTGCCCATGTGTGTCACATGATTTCGGGTTATTCGATACTCCTTTATATCAGTTACGTGTATATAAATCGGCTAAAATAAGTAGACTAATATAATTAGTTAGGTATGTTATTAATCACATTGTAATGTATTGCAGCTGtattacattacattctttgTTCCAGAAAGTCGCAGATCACTGTAGAGGAAAGAAAGGGAAATTCTACCCCAAAGCGATCGACATAAACAATGAGTTGCAAGTAGTGGCTTTGTTTCATCGTATAAATATGAAACTGGGAGGAGTTTACATCCTGATCAACTGTGCTGGAGTGTTTGTAGATTCTGGGCTCATCGGTAATAATTTgacattgtttattttgtacagaGTATTAACTATTGCACTTATTTATTCTCAGAAGAAGAATTTCTGAAAGGCGATATTTTTGTATTGgaaaaatcaatagaaaatgaAACTGCTTATTTACTGTAAGGTAAAATATAGCTAATTTATTGCTCTCaataaattcaagaaaataattttatattgaacataCCAcagtatgaatatatattattcaaacgGATAtgttaaaacagtattaaatGGACTACTAGTACCAACAAAATCGTttctgtgtaaaataaaattttttcaattctatatttatttgaagtaatatttaagtttatatcgGAACGCAGCAGTTTTATTACCAGCATCTTACATGGAAATTGGAATAATACGTTTTTACAGCTCTATTTAACACACAATTTTAGAACTGAatcaacttgtttttaaatatgatttatgcGGGGAGCAAAATGCTTGAAGGTAAATCATGTTAGATTAGGATTTAAGTCAAAGCAATGTTATTACAATAAGTGCTTATTCATAATTAAGGAAAAGGACTGTGATGGtccaataaaccttttttttctttttagtagTAATATATATTCCGTTAAACCCGGGACAAAAGGGTTTCCACGCATATGTCTAACGTTGTTTTGTCTGCAAGAGAAACTCTAAACCGAATCCTTAAAAAAATCCTTTGAATATCTTTAGTTTTAATCTCGTCTAAAAATGAAATCAGGTCTACGGGAGCCTAGGCACTATCAAAGTATTGATTTTATCGAAGACTATTCTATTGCGGTAAAAATTAAACACTGCAGCTAAAACTGTGT
Proteins encoded in this region:
- the LOC124362819 gene encoding dehydrogenase/reductase SDR family member 11-like, with amino-acid sequence MVVDRYSLVAISIPSDTMERWDGKVAVVTGASSGIGRAIAHTLVTHGITVVGIGRNYAALKKVADHCRGKKGKFYPKAIDINNELQVVALFHRINMKLGGVYILINCAGVFVDSGLIDGKPAAWGAVLQAQLLGLSICSREAVRSMKRFQHEGTIININSAAGHSIPLQPHASYAHCRQTRSHCPD